From Polynucleobacter sp. AP-Sving-400A-A2:
AGTGCCAGGCTACAGGCAGGCCATTCAGCCGCAGGATCTCCATAGGCCAAAGAGCCACCCCAAGTTCCTAAATTGCGGATCGCTCTATGTGCGATATGCGGGGCCGCAGCTTTGAGAAGTGGTGCATGCTGGGCAATCAGCTTGGAGTCTTCAATCTCAGTATGGGTTACTAATGCCCCAATACGTAATTGGTCTCCGCTAACTGAAATGCCTTTTAATTCGTCTAAATTTGTGATGTCAATCAGTATGCTGGGTTCAGAAAGACGCAGGTTCAAGGTAGCTAATAGCGTCTGTCCGCCTGCAATCAATTGCGCGTCTTCACCCGCTTCGGCCAACATAGCCAAGGCATCGCTGAGAGCCTTCGGTTTTGCATAATCAAATGCTGCTGCTTTCATTGTGTCTCCTTCACTACTTTTATATTGACATCGCCTCGCATTATTCAGCTTGCGGGTCTGATTCCACCGGCGTTATTTCACCACCCAACTCTTTAGCAAATCGCTGGAAAAAATCATCCGCGATCTTTTTAGCAGAGGCGCTAATGAGTCGCCCACCAATTTGCCCCAGCTTGCCGCCAATAGAGGCCTCAGTCGTATAGGAAACCAGTGTCCCGCCCTCGGCAGACTTCAACTCAACCCGTGAACGACCTTTTGCAAATCCCGCAGCACCACCCGAGCCCTCAAAGGCCATAGAGCAGGACTGATCTGGAATGACATCACTTAAAAATAGCTTTCCTGAAAATCTGGCTCTGACAGGCCCAATTTTGAACATCACCTTGGCATGAATCTCCTCTGGAGAGACACGACTGATTTCCTCGCAACCTGGAATGGACTTTGCCAGCACATCAATATCATTCAAGCCCTTCCACACATCTGGGATTGGGGCTGCAATGAGCTGCTCGCCATTTAATTCCATTACATCTCCTCGGGGTTTGTACGAATAGAGTCTTATCTACCAATTGCTCAACAATGTACCATTATTTAACTTTTGGTCAATAAGCCCAAATTCGGATAAACCCTGATGACAATGAGTTTCGATCGAGACAGCAGTGCTAGAGGCAGTATCACTACAGAAGTAGCTTCATCTAGTACGCCTGCACGTCGCAGAATGAGTACTGTAGATCGTAAGCGTCAGATTCTGGATCGTGCAATTCAGTACTTTGCAAAGCATGGAATTGATGGGCAACTCAGGAACTTAACAAAGGGATTGGGTGTTACCCACACCCTGCTATATCACTACTTCCCCACCAAGGACGCTCTAATTAAAGCAGTCTATGAGGATGTCTTCGAATCACGTTGGAAGCCGGAGTGGGAGCACCTGCTCGATGACAAGAATCTTTCTCCAGAAGAAAAATTCAATGCCTTCTACATCGACTACTCAAACACCGTACTGACCTACGATTTTGTACGTATTTTAATTTTCTCAGGCCTAAGCGATCACTCCATCAGTGACCGATTCTTTGAATTATTGCGCGATCGACTATTGCCGCGCCTGATCCGAGAGACCCGTAAACACTGTGGTCGTAGCTCGCGTAGCAAGCCTTCGCAGCGAGAATTAGAGTTTTTAATGGGCTTGCATGGCGGTATCTTTTATATTGGTATGCGACGTTGGATTTATGGGCAAGCCATTTACGACTCCGGTAACCCCCATACCGAACAAGAAATTATTCAAGATCGTATTAGCTCTTACCTCACTTCAGCAAAAACTTTATTCAATACCGGCAAAAAATAAAATGACCAACTTAAGCTTAAATCACTTCTCCATTCGCAGTCTAGAGATTGAACAAACTACCAAGTTTTACTGCGATGTCTTCGGATTCACAGTGGGACCTCGTCCCGATTTTCCTTTTCCGGGCGTCTGGCTATACAACGGCGATCCAAACGATTGGGCTAACGCAGTTGTGCATCTTATTGCGATTGATAAAAACAATCCGAATGGTTTGAAACAATATCTTGGGGAGCGAGATCCTAGCTCACTCTATGGCTCTGGGGCAGTAGATCACATCGCCTTCTTTGCCACGGGATTAGAAGCCAAACTGGCGCTGCTGGAGAAGTTGGGCGTACCTTGCAGACAGCGCACCGTGCCCGCAATTAAATTACACCAAGTCTTTATGGATGATCCTAATGGCATTGTGGTTGAACTCAACTACCCTGCTGCAGAAAAGGCGGCACTAGATGCCAAGGCTGCATAAGTAAAGATGGCCAAAATACTTGTCATCGGCGGATCTCTTGGAGGCTTG
This genomic window contains:
- a CDS encoding VOC family protein codes for the protein MTNLSLNHFSIRSLEIEQTTKFYCDVFGFTVGPRPDFPFPGVWLYNGDPNDWANAVVHLIAIDKNNPNGLKQYLGERDPSSLYGSGAVDHIAFFATGLEAKLALLEKLGVPCRQRTVPAIKLHQVFMDDPNGIVVELNYPAAEKAALDAKAA
- a CDS encoding CoxG family protein; amino-acid sequence: MELNGEQLIAAPIPDVWKGLNDIDVLAKSIPGCEEISRVSPEEIHAKVMFKIGPVRARFSGKLFLSDVIPDQSCSMAFEGSGGAAGFAKGRSRVELKSAEGGTLVSYTTEASIGGKLGQIGGRLISASAKKIADDFFQRFAKELGGEITPVESDPQAE
- a CDS encoding TetR/AcrR family transcriptional regulator, which gives rise to MTMSFDRDSSARGSITTEVASSSTPARRRMSTVDRKRQILDRAIQYFAKHGIDGQLRNLTKGLGVTHTLLYHYFPTKDALIKAVYEDVFESRWKPEWEHLLDDKNLSPEEKFNAFYIDYSNTVLTYDFVRILIFSGLSDHSISDRFFELLRDRLLPRLIRETRKHCGRSSRSKPSQRELEFLMGLHGGIFYIGMRRWIYGQAIYDSGNPHTEQEIIQDRISSYLTSAKTLFNTGKK